Genomic segment of Drosophila ananassae strain 14024-0371.13 chromosome 2L, ASM1763931v2, whole genome shotgun sequence:
tataatattttgttttattttcaataatctTTATAAATATTGCACTTGTTTAAATAATGAATTGGTCTTTATATTGCACCTCGATGATGTTACGGATTAACCATAATAAGTATCTTAGAGTTAAAGTCACACTGGATGTTCTATAGGAAACACTTAGAGTTCTAATTGATTACGTTTCGCAAGAGAATTGATCCTCGAGGATAATTGTCTTGGGAAACATAAGCCGTTCAGAAGGAGTATAATATATAGTTTAAACAGATCGATTAAGAATATGTAGCTTATGAGCTATGTACAGTGTTAACTATATCGGATGGATCCCACGTCGTCTATGGCAAGTAACCCAGCGAGTCCTCCAGTGAGGCGCTCACCGCCCTCATGGACTGATAGCTGCCCATGCGGCTCCTGCTGGCGCTGCTCCGGATCGAGGCTGCCTTCAGGGCCTCCATGGCCTTGAGGTTGGCCAGGAGATTGTCGGCGCTACCGCCTCCGAAGCCCATGCCTCCCTTGATTAGGGGCGGAGGAAGTGGCATCATTCCTGTTCCCCGATCCTGGCTGTAGGATTCACGAGCTCGATAGGACGATTTCCTTGAGGAGGCGTACGATCGGCAGCTGCCGTTGGCTGCCCTGGAACCGGGCCCTCCGGCTAATCCCCCCTTGCCCACCGGACACAGGCTCTTGATGTCCGTGGTTTGGCTGAGTTTCATGTCCGCAAACACAGCCGCCGCCTCCACGCTCTTCTTCACACTGAGAGCTTCATGTGGCTGCACTGGCTGGCTGTTTCCACTGATACTGAACAGCTCGTAGTCGAGGCCCAGTTTCTCCGATGGCTTGCCTCCCTTGCGGGCAGCTCCATTCCCGCTTCCAGCTCCGCCCCCGGTTCTACCTTCCCCGGGACGGGATTTGCTTTGTTTCTTCGAGAGCGAATCCTCACTGAtagctgccgccgccgccgctgctgagGAGGATCGTTGGCGTCTCTGGGTGCGTTTGCAGTAGCACTTGCTGGCACTCACACAGCTGTCCGAGTCACAGGACGTGGTGGTGTCCGTTTGGGAGTTGTTGGCCGAGTCCCGTTCCATAGAGCTGGCCGGTTCCTCCTCCACCATCGAGCAGTAGCACTTGTCGTCCGATCGGCAGGAGATGAGGGAGTGTCTATTGTTTCCTACGTTTGTTGCACTTGTTTTACGGGTGGGCGATGCCAGAGCCATGTTCCGCTCATTCTTCTGGCGAAGCTTGTGGTTCATGTGCTCCGTCCGCAGGCTGCAGTAGCACCGATCCGCCGAGGCACAGGCGCAGGACTCCGAGTCATAGCTGCACTCCGAGCAGGATACATAGCTGAAAGTGGAGAAGCTGATCAGGATTTTTGAATTCTGATTGATTTCAGTCCAAGACTCACCCACTGCTGCTGTTCCGGTTGAGTCCTTGGGCGTTTTCGTTACGAACCACCGACACATCGGAGCCACTGGTGGCCGCTCGGTTCCGCTGGtgttgatgctgctgctggacaTGACTGTGCAAGATCGGTGGTCCAATGATGATAGGCGGACTGATCTTCCGCTTGCCCTGGCTATCCAAAGTGCTCCCCTTGGACTTCACAGCCGGCTTGGTTAGCTTGCCGCGGCAAGACCGGAATTGCCCTAAAGACAGAACCTTCTTCAGGGTCTTGGTTCCAAAGAAACTGGACTTGGATTTTTTCTGGTGGAGATTGGATTGGATTACTTTCTAGTTTAAGCGAAGCTATTTAGGATAACCCACCTGCGAACCATTGACACTGGTCTTTcgcttttgtttctttttcttctggCGACGCATGATGTTCTTGGAGCGCTGGAAGAGCTCGTCCTGGGTAAGTGTGACGGCCAGCTTAAGCAGGAACTCCTTGTAGATCGGCTTCAGGTCGTTGAAGGACATGCCGTCGGCATCAATGATGGCGTACAGAATGTCATCCAGGGAGTGCAGGTTCTCGTGCAGGCGAAATTCATTAAACAGTTCGCTGAAACCAAGTGGGGAACTAGAAGTACAATTCAAGCGATGCGAATCAACCAGGCCAAACCTTCGCCCCCAAATTGCAAACAGAGAGCCGCCCGTGCCCAGGGGGATCGGTTGCCGACCCCCCTGACGGCGATCGGTGGCAAATACTCAccctcctccgccgccgccaccgccgcccaTTTTTCCGGAATGCCTTCGAGCCGCTCGGGACTTGTACCGTGTGAGTCCCCCGGTGTTGAGGAAGCTTCCGGATCTGGGAATGGCCACGCGTGTCAGGATGTCTCCGTTGGCGGGTGCCGCATCTACGACGGCTACCAGGTCAGAAGCTGATTTCTTTCCGGGATGTCCTAGCCGGTTGACATGTCCCTTTCCGCACACGATGCTGCCACTGCGGGATGGAGGCCCTATTCGGTGGCCACCCGAGCCGGGAATTGTTGTGGGCACTGGAGGAGCCCGTTTTGATTTATGGGACTTCCGTCTGCGCTCCTCGGTGGAAGTTTCCAGCTCGGCGGCCTCATTGATGACGTTGCTATGTGAGCTCAGGGAACTGCTGGACACACGCTTTTTGCGTCCGGAACGGGAGGGTGTGCCACCCACTCCAGTACTACCCCGGAAGGAGCTCCTCCGCCCACAGGCACTGGGAACGATCTGGGAGCGGGACAGGTAGTTGGAGCTGGTCATGGCCGAGCTGCTGGCAATGCTGATGCAACTGACTCCATTCTGCTGCCGAGGTGCCCTCCGCTGGGTGTTCCGCCTGGAGCTGGTGCTGACGTGGGCCATCAGACTCTGGTAAAGAGTGGCAGCGATGACAATGGCATCCTCGGTGCTCTTGCAGATGAACCCATGGCACTCTAGCACTTTGGGTGAGCTGGCCGAGCGCATGACCACCGCAAAGATGGGGGCATGGATATGGATGCTGTGCTCCACGGCCAGCTGTTCACTGGAGCTATTGGCGGTTGAAATATTAATGACATTTAGGAGATGGAGTTGCAGAGGTCCAAATATGACTCACCTTAGAGGTTGGAACAGGGAAGTCTTGTCGATATTCTCCGGGTCGGTGATCAGAGGCAGAAAGGCCGCACCACCGTCGTCATCCGACATGACGAACTTCACCGCCGACCACACGGCTATGTTGTGGAAGGGCGTGATGAGGGCCTCATTCTCCTCTGCTCCCTCGGGACTGGCTCCATTCGAGATGGCCGTAGCACTGACCTTCACCCGCAAGCCCGTGGCACAGATGTCCAAAGAGCCCGAGCTGAGTTTCTGTAAGATTATGAGGATTATGATATGATTTATTTCTAAATTCGATGTGTTGTACCCACCTTATTGGCCACTTCCGACAGATAGAGCTGACGCAGTGGCTCCTGCAGACCCTGCAGGCTCGTCACCTTGTCTTTCAGTGGCAGTGATCCCAGGCATGTGACATCGAAGCTACTAGTGGCGTCCTTGGCCACGTCCGTGAAGAGTTGCTCGATCTGGGCCTGCACACTGTTGCTGATCCGCTGCACATCCTTTTTGGCCGCCTCGGCCAACACCTTGGCCGACTGCCCCGTGTTGTCCTGCAGGAAGCTGCTCAAGGAACGGGGTGGATCGCCGCCAGTGCTGGCCAACTCACTGCGCCCATACATGATGATGGAGCGGGTGCGATGCGATCCCCGGGGATCATCGAGACGGCTGCTTCGCATGGATCTAggtttatataaaatatatgagAAATACATCTAAAGGCTTCTTGAGAATAGCCCTAAGAATACTCCTATTGTAATTGAAATTTTAGGGAAATAATagcttatttttaaaagaataaCCCGTTCTAAACTTAATCTAGAACTCTTAAAGCGTGTCTCCGCTTAGCTCACCGCACCCTAGGAAAGTTACTCTTTCACTGAATAACTATCAAAATTTTAAGGAGTTTCCCGATCCAAATAACTCAAAAAACAATCTAAATGTTGATACAAAATCTTTCCGATTAAGAATTTATTGGCTGCTATAAAGATTTTACAACCTGTTCTGCAACCATCACTGGGGTCTGGAGAGTGTGCGACAAAACGGTTACAATTTTGTGAAAGTTTGACTGATTAACGCAAAAGTAAACGGAGATTAGCATATTCGATTCGCGTCCAAGACCGACTACGAGTATGTGCAAATTTGTTGAATGGAGGCTGCAATCGGCATGGCCACATCCTGCTGGTCAGGTCAGATCTGGGTTCTTGTGAATCTCGGGGCAGGAAGGCCCCAAAGAGTGAGAGAATCTGGTCGATGACCACTGGCCAGCTACCCAGAGAGGTGGCCGAATGCAGCTTAAGGTGTTCCCAATTCAAGCCATTCCGTTTACCGCTAGTTGACATAAAATCGGAAATGCTTATTTCCATAGaacgtcgtcgtcgtcgatGCGAGTTTTGAATGGGAATATTATGTTGAAGATGGGTTTTGAAGAGGGGACCTCTCATAGTTTTCATTCTCAATCAATTAAGTAGTTCGGCGGCGCGAATGTGTGTCACCGATGAATATTTCGATCTATCTATGGATTCCATGGCGTCTATGGCTTCTGTAGCTCTTTCCCACTTTTGCCTCAGACaatatagtttttaattttgaaactaaCTGTAGTTTTCGTCGGTTATGGAAATGCGAAACGGTAAACGATGGCAGCAAtctcttttatattttatttctttttttttcgggtGTCTCAGGTGAGAACTTGGCGTAAATGTATCTCTATCTTTTGGTTTGTAGGTATATCTTTCGGTGGTTTAGAGAACGAAAGTGTTGGGTGGTCGTTGAAAACCAGAGAGTGAGAAAGATGGCTAATTGATTTGTCTTGGCCAGAAATGGAGAGCGAACCTAATGGCCACAAAAAACACACCTCCCCAGGCTATTTGCTCTAAATTACCCTAGTTTCACTCTAGGAAGTATATGTATCTGTATTGTAAAAGTAAACTCACCTGGAATCGTCAAACATAAGATCTATCTTGAGTTTGTAGATCGAGTTGCGGCTGACACTCGAATTATTTTCGAGCTGATCGCCGTCCAGGAGCCGGAAGCCGGAGGAGTTGCTGTTGCTCTGGCTGCCGGCGGTGGTCTTGCCCCGGGTACGGGGAGTATTCATTTTGGGCACAACGGCGGCCGCAGCGGATTGGGAGTCCACCTTGCAGGTGACCATCATATAGCACTCGCGGTTGCAGCTGCAAATCACTTCTTATTTGTTCACTCTGTTCATATAGGGTTTGGGTGTGCAAATGTTTGCTTGTATTTCGTCTTAATTCGTATGCAATTAGCGGTGAATGCAATCCGTTTAAGCGCAATGAACGCTAATTTTCGACATGTTAGCGAATTACACGAGCCTCAGCTTCACACTTTGCATATGGTAAGTATCTGACGGATGCGCAAATTCGCGGCGTCGGTGGAGAAGTTGCGGCATGGCGTGCTCCATCACGGCTCATTAATTAGCtcctgctgatgctgctgctgcaaaatcaaaaaccaaaaaccgacaaattttttttagcattATTAGATTAAGGCACACCCGTAAGGAAGCCCGTAACCGAGGAAAGAAACACCATTAAATTGTATTGCAAAATCGTTCGGTATTAGCAATTTGTTATGCTCAACTATTTTGCCAACAACAACTGCTTTTGGGCAACAAAAAAGGGGCCTGGTTTCGGGGGCGGAAACTTCGACTGATAAATTGGCCAATGCAATGCAATTGTTTGAATCGGAAAAATGTTGCTTATGTTTTGCGAACGCACCacaagatacaaagatacacgAGCGAACGCGTTAATTCGGCTGCATCTATGAGATACTTTCACTAAAGCGATATTCGCGGTAATTAGCAAATGCCACAGAAAAAACACGTACTGATTATCAAATTGGTATACCAGCCATTTAAAAATGACAATTGCACTTCAATGCCTTGTCGATCTTTAACTTGGATGCACTTGAATTTAGGAGATTTGGATATGGGTTTGGGGATTATGGGTTTCGGATTAACTAATCCACTGGAGCTCCGAGACCGGTGGTGGTCCGTGCGAGTTCGTTGAATGCCACAAAGCGACTGGCCGGCCTCGAAACGTCGATGCGCCTCAGACGCAGAAAATCCAACCGAGAGCGgagaaagaaaaatatatgaaaagaAATGAGCTGAGCTCGGGCTAGGCGAGGAGCTCTCAGGTGGGGAGCTTCAGGTGGGGGACCATAACAATATCATCTCTGGCGTAAGTGGGCAGCACAATGAGAATGCCTGAACATAACTTTTGTATCCGTATCTGTGAATGTATCTGTTTAGGCACATGAGCAAACTGTTTCTCTTACAGTGATGAAGACGAACGAGTCCGCCGCCAGACACTGGCCTTTCAACACCAACAATCACTTGCCCAATGCTGTGACACTGCCGACTCCCCGATCGAGGGATTATGTATTATTATTTGCATACCACCACCGAAAGC
This window contains:
- the LOC6499902 gene encoding uncharacterized protein LOC6499902 isoform X4, translating into MMVTCKVDSQSAAAAVVPKMNTPRTRGKTTAGSQSNSNSSGFRLLDGDQLENNSSVSRNSIYKLKIDLMFDDSRSMRSSRLDDPRGSHRTRSIIMYGRSELASTGGDPPRSLSSFLQDNTGQSAKVLAEAAKKDVQRISNSVQAQIEQLFTDVAKDATSSFDVTCLGSLPLKDKVTSLQGLQEPLRQLYLSEVANKKLSSGSLDICATGLRVKVSATAISNGASPEGAEENEALITPFHNIAVWSAVKFVMSDDDGGAAFLPLITDPENIDKTSLFQPLSSSEQLAVEHSIHIHAPIFAVVMRSASSPKVLECHGFICKSTEDAIVIAATLYQSLMAHVSTSSRRNTQRRAPRQQNGVSCISIASSSAMTSSNYLSRSQIVPSACGRRSSFRGSTGVGGTPSRSGRKKRVSSSSLSSHSNVINEAAELETSTEERRRKSHKSKRAPPVPTTIPGSGGHRIGPPSRSGSIVCGKGHVNRLGHPGKKSASDLVAVVDAAPANGDILTRVAIPRSGSFLNTGGLTRYKSRAARRHSGKMGGGGGGGGGELFNEFRLHENLHSLDDILYAIIDADGMSFNDLKPIYKEFLLKLAVTLTQDELFQRSKNIMRRQKKKKQKRKTSVNGSQKKSKSSFFGTKTLKKVLSLGQFRSCRGKLTKPAVKSKGSTLDSQGKRKISPPIIIGPPILHSHVQQQHQHQRNRAATSGSDVSVVRNENAQGLNRNSSSGYVSCSECSYDSESCACASADRCYCSLRTEHMNHKLRQKNERNMALASPTRKTSATNVGNNRHSLISCRSDDKCYCSMVEEEPASSMERDSANNSQTDTTTSCDSDSCVSASKCYCKRTQRRQRSSSAAAAAAAISEDSLSKKQSKSRPGEGRTGGGAGSGNGAARKGGKPSEKLGLDYELFSISGNSQPVQPHEALSVKKSVEAAAVFADMKLSQTTDIKSLCPVGKGGLAGGPGSRAANGSCRSYASSRKSSYRARESYSQDRGTGMMPLPPPLIKGGMGFGGGSADNLLANLKAMEALKAASIRSSASRSRMGSYQSMRAVSASLEDSLGYLP
- the LOC6499902 gene encoding uncharacterized protein LOC6499902 isoform X1, which gives rise to MMVTCKVDSQSAAAAVVPKMNTPRTRGKTTAGSQSNSNSSGFRLLDGDQLENNSSVSRNSIYKLKIDLMFDDSRSMRSSRLDDPRGSHRTRSIIMYGRSELASTGGDPPRSLSSFLQDNTGQSAKVLAEAAKKDVQRISNSVQAQIEQLFTDVAKDATSSFDVTCLGSLPLKDKVTSLQGLQEPLRQLYLSEVANKKLSSGSLDICATGLRVKVSATAISNGASPEGAEENEALITPFHNIAVWSAVKFVMSDDDGGAAFLPLITDPENIDKTSLFQPLSSSEQLAVEHSIHIHAPIFAVVMRSASSPKVLECHGFICKSTEDAIVIAATLYQSLMAHVSTSSRRNTQRRAPRQQNGVSCISIASSSAMTSSNYLSRSQIVPSACGRRSSFRGSTGVGGTPSRSGRKKRVSSSSLSSHSNVINEAAELETSTEERRRKSHKSKRAPPVPTTIPGSGGHRIGPPSRSGSIVCGKGHVNRLGHPGKKSASDLVAVVDAAPANGDILTRVAIPRSGSFLNTGGLTRYKSRAARRHSGKMGGGGGGGGGSPLGFSELFNEFRLHENLHSLDDILYAIIDADGMSFNDLKPIYKEFLLKLAVTLTQDELFQRSKNIMRRQKKKKQKRKTSVNGSQKKSKSSFFGTKTLKKVLSLGQFRSCRGKLTKPAVKSKGSTLDSQGKRKISPPIIIGPPILHSHVQQQHQHQRNRAATSGSDVSVVRNENAQGLNRNSSSGFSTFSYVSCSECSYDSESCACASADRCYCSLRTEHMNHKLRQKNERNMALASPTRKTSATNVGNNRHSLISCRSDDKCYCSMVEEEPASSMERDSANNSQTDTTTSCDSDSCVSASKCYCKRTQRRQRSSSAAAAAAAISEDSLSKKQSKSRPGEGRTGGGAGSGNGAARKGGKPSEKLGLDYELFSISGNSQPVQPHEALSVKKSVEAAAVFADMKLSQTTDIKSLCPVGKGGLAGGPGSRAANGSCRSYASSRKSSYRARESYSQDRGTGMMPLPPPLIKGGMGFGGGSADNLLANLKAMEALKAASIRSSASRSRMGSYQSMRAVSASLEDSLGYLP
- the LOC6499902 gene encoding uncharacterized protein LOC6499902 isoform X3, whose translation is MMVTCKVDSQSAAAAVVPKMNTPRTRGKTTAGSQSNSNSSGFRLLDGDQLENNSSVSRNSIYKLKIDLMFDDSRSMRSSRLDDPRGSHRTRSIIMYGRSELASTGGDPPRSLSSFLQDNTGQSAKVLAEAAKKDVQRISNSVQAQIEQLFTDVAKDATSSFDVTCLGSLPLKDKVTSLQGLQEPLRQLYLSEVANKKLSSGSLDICATGLRVKVSATAISNGASPEGAEENEALITPFHNIAVWSAVKFVMSDDDGGAAFLPLITDPENIDKTSLFQPLSSSEQLAVEHSIHIHAPIFAVVMRSASSPKVLECHGFICKSTEDAIVIAATLYQSLMAHVSTSSRRNTQRRAPRQQNGVSCISIASSSAMTSSNYLSRSQIVPSACGRRSSFRGSTGVGGTPSRSGRKKRVSSSSLSSHSNVINEAAELETSTEERRRKSHKSKRAPPVPTTIPGSGGHRIGPPSRSGSIVCGKGHVNRLGHPGKKSASDLVAVVDAAPANGDILTRVAIPRSGSFLNTGGLTRYKSRAARRHSGKMGGGGGGGGGELFNEFRLHENLHSLDDILYAIIDADGMSFNDLKPIYKEFLLKLAVTLTQDELFQRSKNIMRRQKKKKQKRKTSVNGSQKKSKSSFFGTKTLKKVLSLGQFRSCRGKLTKPAVKSKGSTLDSQGKRKISPPIIIGPPILHSHVQQQHQHQRNRAATSGSDVSVVRNENAQGLNRNSSSGFSTFSYVSCSECSYDSESCACASADRCYCSLRTEHMNHKLRQKNERNMALASPTRKTSATNVGNNRHSLISCRSDDKCYCSMVEEEPASSMERDSANNSQTDTTTSCDSDSCVSASKCYCKRTQRRQRSSSAAAAAAAISEDSLSKKQSKSRPGEGRTGGGAGSGNGAARKGGKPSEKLGLDYELFSISGNSQPVQPHEALSVKKSVEAAAVFADMKLSQTTDIKSLCPVGKGGLAGGPGSRAANGSCRSYASSRKSSYRARESYSQDRGTGMMPLPPPLIKGGMGFGGGSADNLLANLKAMEALKAASIRSSASRSRMGSYQSMRAVSASLEDSLGYLP
- the LOC6499902 gene encoding uncharacterized protein LOC6499902 isoform X2 encodes the protein MMVTCKVDSQSAAAAVVPKMNTPRTRGKTTAGSQSNSNSSGFRLLDGDQLENNSSVSRNSIYKLKIDLMFDDSRSMRSSRLDDPRGSHRTRSIIMYGRSELASTGGDPPRSLSSFLQDNTGQSAKVLAEAAKKDVQRISNSVQAQIEQLFTDVAKDATSSFDVTCLGSLPLKDKVTSLQGLQEPLRQLYLSEVANKKLSSGSLDICATGLRVKVSATAISNGASPEGAEENEALITPFHNIAVWSAVKFVMSDDDGGAAFLPLITDPENIDKTSLFQPLSSSEQLAVEHSIHIHAPIFAVVMRSASSPKVLECHGFICKSTEDAIVIAATLYQSLMAHVSTSSRRNTQRRAPRQQNGVSCISIASSSAMTSSNYLSRSQIVPSACGRRSSFRGSTGVGGTPSRSGRKKRVSSSSLSSHSNVINEAAELETSTEERRRKSHKSKRAPPVPTTIPGSGGHRIGPPSRSGSIVCGKGHVNRLGHPGKKSASDLVAVVDAAPANGDILTRVAIPRSGSFLNTGGLTRYKSRAARRHSGKMGGGGGGGGGSPLGFSELFNEFRLHENLHSLDDILYAIIDADGMSFNDLKPIYKEFLLKLAVTLTQDELFQRSKNIMRRQKKKKQKRKTSVNGSQKKSKSSFFGTKTLKKVLSLGQFRSCRGKLTKPAVKSKGSTLDSQGKRKISPPIIIGPPILHSHVQQQHQHQRNRAATSGSDVSVVRNENAQGLNRNSSSGYVSCSECSYDSESCACASADRCYCSLRTEHMNHKLRQKNERNMALASPTRKTSATNVGNNRHSLISCRSDDKCYCSMVEEEPASSMERDSANNSQTDTTTSCDSDSCVSASKCYCKRTQRRQRSSSAAAAAAAISEDSLSKKQSKSRPGEGRTGGGAGSGNGAARKGGKPSEKLGLDYELFSISGNSQPVQPHEALSVKKSVEAAAVFADMKLSQTTDIKSLCPVGKGGLAGGPGSRAANGSCRSYASSRKSSYRARESYSQDRGTGMMPLPPPLIKGGMGFGGGSADNLLANLKAMEALKAASIRSSASRSRMGSYQSMRAVSASLEDSLGYLP